The proteins below come from a single Bactrocera dorsalis isolate Fly_Bdor chromosome 5, ASM2337382v1, whole genome shotgun sequence genomic window:
- the LOC105224417 gene encoding uncharacterized protein LOC105224417 isoform X2: protein MLSSTIYAAPASEELTADVTFIMPKPSKKRRKRRKRCTTTAPTISSTTSTSTITRETDNTLSVATVSSSTSPCKSIATRRRATTKVRRYFQHDTREIVKTITENELNYAAVAKKFKPLTIATNNKNQAQKQKRIATKQPWHKQQLKTTKRQEQKPKMFSKYMGKSSPHFCSTTTTTAAKSTHSYCKCACAFATAAATAHAKYKQQKSNNCDNMSFDNKTNVMEQQQAAVVESAMIVEELLRKLLNAQHNNANAVSSQPPMLNLLQNTGITSATAPRMSLLDTLIGEQFQQTTSLCQQQLRHVVSVRETHQIAEAQQEKNAKLREAFNISEYFVEGSSFDSDRKAKEDLAKSLALQKELDAQRESAAASRDKEKEREDKRRYALVRTPSREKDIAGSGGSKGDSDNEAHEHASKSEKKKKKKRTRESSASPERKKDKKKKSKKHKKESKSKKKKSRKRKASESDSGDSDHGSDNEKPSSDSEYEQKKQRKRAKKDKKKRDKKKKKERNSSVEKSRSRSPERNGRSERKRSEERSSKRGGDRSTTRHRSKSVTKRTRERHSAERNVRNERKRSEERSRKRSERKSPRNASKSSTRNPFRSRSRERAAAAATTTTRRTPQKTQRRNSSAESRSRDHSRERVRDNERRSRRERNDHSRERRKEVSVERNARDSKRDVSRSVSRDRRRQNTPRPKHLRTRTRSRSKSSHRNNRRRSTSSPAADKLRKRTITPTVPPPKSAAADSVSPTRSDSVTRKNPFNPFKVDVSSLAGPASASEAKPMANPFKNVTEAVKLTKMPSRTRSPSAASNGPNRTGEGRSRSNKDINRASRGRSPVKEERASSVRSTHSSREARVAKNEKPFNREHSSERKRTPELRRSPARRERELKRDKEHSRERRNSSSRNRRSRSHNIQLTKRRERSHSSDRSASRADHEADRRRRSSRERRRTPESLSVEQRSRRELKERERSRERRVSREKRAEQRRSEDRRGRSSKKITPPPQRRRTRSRSPKATSRNRDATSPTITKSRSSREQSTSSRRRVEAEKASAPRSQSRNSSELSYSPARRNPERYRDILEAADNKRVKEKAVSPERETKKRNTDTETASHDTRKMRKMPEETANNERDGREHGGRIREHANSDSGRALDRDLERERERDAQRNADRNERPRSKEKRSRERKRERETRDSSSTKRGKPISGPVVRLQGQSEDENETDERPEKVAAALDEFQETKRGRELKDLEMLEQLKTDIAAKAKEKLKTIEKLAIGGGSMSNEVSENNNNEQQRYKRGGMRNSLNEFLAANNVAAAVVAVSTNSNRNNNSNSNHTNNSNNNNSSNISTNSSHTVTQATKEAEGSGNKTPPLAAIYPQPLEVQMANDNQAKTEVPNNAILESDKEKDTVKVQTQEQQKDNTPQTDCKAVTAANGQAAKSPILANRNENTTHIVNVRSIPTTMGRQQIPLRRGARRTTPPPLILHPRKSHHRVKINTPSGGVALINAPPMTGGPPTNYTHYGGGGGGGPNTPANAAGAGGGVYARQMSGRVNHHHHHNNPPLIAHAPHTFNPLLSKHYNSGLNSLNNNTMLISRREHHHRCAMGLNANVNAQLTSINYTNNSLLLTPNNSHHHAHHHHSHQHPHSANATTVLSDQLLIAASLAAVSGSGGGGGGSGVGGIGGHHARGHHHDIGSGANHHHGYNTAAVAAAAASSLSYHHHHHHHQHSNKPKIIIKPFKINDPQPLVAALADSTLVDTIVSKVSTATVAAAESAARRSRSRSRRSRSRSRSRPRREAGGGGERSGGGTSRRHSNSRSRSSHYSSSSSRSHSRTRSRSHRSSRSRSHSHSSHSSCSTRSSSHSSSSSGSSGSSRTGSRSPSIPRRRGSPSFLDRRRITSARKRPIPYHRKTPSDASSYCSSCYSRDSSPHSPSRSPTPHSRSPSAAF from the exons ATGCTTTCGTCAACCATATATGCGGCTCCAGCTTCCGAAGAGCTAACTGCAGATGTGACATTCATAATGCCGAAGCCATCGAAAAAGAGACGAAAGCGACGAAAACGTTGCACCACCACAGCACCAACAATTTCCTCCACAACGTCCACGTCTACCATAACAAGAGAAACCGATAATACACTCTCCGTAGCCACAGTTTCCAGCAGCACCAGCCCCTGCAAGAGCATAGCAACGCGTCGCCGTGCTACCACCAAAGTGCGACGGTACTTCCAACATGACACACGTGAAATTGTCAAAACGATAACAGAGAATGAACTCAACTATGCCGCCgtcgcaaaaaaatttaagccaCTTACAATTGCAacgaataataaaaatcaagcacaaaaacaaaagcgaatTGCCACAAAACAACCGTGGCATAAACAACAGCTGAAAACGACGAAACGTCAAGAGCAAAAGCCGAAAATGTTCTCAAAATATATGGGAAAATCTTCTCCACACTTttgttcaacaacaacaacaacagctgccaAATCAACGCACTCGTACTGCAAATGCGCATGTGCTTttgccaccgccgccgccactGCTCatgcaaaatataaacaacaaaaaagcaacaattgTGACAACATGTCATTTGATAACAAAACCAATGTAAtggaacaacaacaagctgcgGTAGTTGAATCAGCAATGATTGTCGAAGAGTTATTGCGAAAATTACTCAATGCACAGCACAATAATGCGAACGCGGTCAGCTCCCAGCCACCAATGTTGAATTTATTACAAAACACTGGCATAACTTCCGCCACTGCGCCACGCATGTCACTCCTAGATACGCTAATTGGCGAGCAATTTCAGCAAACGACAAGTCTGTGCCAGCAGCAACTTAGACATGTCGTTAG TGTCCGTGAGACGCATCAAATTGCTGAAGCGCAACAGGAGAAAAACGCCAAACTACGCGAAGCCTTTAACATTTCCGAGTATTTTGTGGAAGGCTCCAGTTTTGATTCGGATCGCAAAGCTAAGGAAGATTTGGCTAAAAGTCTGGCGCTGCAAAAGGAACTGGATGCGCAACGCGAAAGCGCTGCAGCAAGCCGCGACAAGGAAAAGGAGCGCGAGGATAAGCGTCGTTATGCGTTAGTGCGTACGCCATCGCGTGAAAAAGACATTGCCGGTAGTGGCGGCAGCAAAGGTGATAGCGATAATGAAGCACATGAGCATGCTTCCAAATcggagaagaagaaaaagaagaaacgcaCGCGCGAGAG TTCTGCCAGCCCCGAACGTAAAAAGGATAAGaagaaaaagtctaaaaaacataaaaaagaaag TAAgtcgaagaagaagaaatcgAGAAAGCGTAAAGCCAGCGAGTCCGACAGCGGCGATTCCGATCATGGCTCTGACAACGAGAAACCCAGCAGCGATTCGGAGTATGAGCAGAAGAAGCAACGCAAGCGCGCCAAGAAGGACAAG AAAAAACGcgataagaagaagaaaaaggaaCGCAACAGTTCGGTGGAGAAATCGCGCTCAAG ATCTCCTGAACGTAACGGCCGGAGTGAGCGTAAGCGTTCAGAAGAGAGATCATCGAAGAGAGGCGGCGATCGCAGTACAACACGGCATAGATCAAAATCTGTCACAAAAAGAACACGCGAACGCCATTCAGCGGAAAGAAATGTGAGGAATGAGCGAAAACGTTCCGAAGAGCGTTCTAGGAAGCGAAGCGAACGGAAATCTCCGCGTAATGCATCCAAATCGTCGACCAGAAATCCCTTCCGTAGTCGTTCACGTGAacgtgcagcagcagcagcaacaacaacaacacgacgTACGCCACAAAAAACGCAACGTCGCAATTCGTCAGCGGAAAGTCGCAGCAGAGATCATTCCAGAGAGCGAGTACGCGATAATGAGCGTCGTAGCCGACGTGAACGCAATGATCATTCGCGTGAGCGTCGTAAGGAAGTGTCTGTGGAACGCAATGCGCGTGATAGTAAACGTGATGTGTCACGTTCAGTATCACGTGATAGGCGTAGGCAGAATACCCCACGACCGAAACATCTACGGACACGCACTCGTTCGCGTTCCAAATCATCGCATCGCAATAATCGTAGGCGCTCTACTTCCTCTCCCGCGGCTGATAAATTGCGCAAGCGTACTATAACACCAACGGTGCCGCCACCAAAGAGTGCTGCCGCTGACTCTGTTTCACCTACACGTTCCGATTCCGTCACCCGTAAAAATCCCTTCAATCCATTCAAAGTAGATGTGTCGTCTTTAGCCGGGCCTGCGTCGGCGAGTGAGGCGAAACCAATGGCGAATCCATTTAAAAATGTCACTGAAGCCGTAAAATTAACGAAGATGCCGAGTCGCACTCGTTCCCCATCTGCGGCAAGCAACGGTCCCAACCGTACTGGTGAGGGACGTTCGCGTTCGAATAAAGATATAAATCGTGCCAGTCGTGGTCGTTCGCCCGTTAAGGAAGAACGAGCATCTTCGGTGCGTTCAACACATTCAAGTCGGGAAGCTCGTGTagctaaaaatgaaaaaccattTAACAGAGAACACTCTAGCGAACGCAAAAGAACACCTGAGCTACGACGTTCGCCAGCACGACGTGAACGTGAGTTGAAAAGAGATAAAGAACATTCACGTGAGCGTAGAAATTCTTCGTCACGAAATCGGCGCTCGCGGTCACACAATATTCAGCTAACTAAACGACGCGAACGATCGCATAGTAGCGATCGATCTGCATCGCGTGCTGACCACGAGGCCGACAGACGTAGAAGAAGCTCTCGAGAACGGCGTAGAACACCCGAATCGCTATCGGTGGAACAACGTTCCCGTCGTGAATtgaaagaaagagaaagatCACGGGAACGTCGTGTCTCACGTGAAAAACGAGCTGAACAACGAAGATCTGAAGATCGTCGTGGACGTTCATCCAAGAAAATAACACCACCACCACAACGTCGTCGTACAAGATCACGTTCCCCTAAAGCAACGTCAAGAAATCGAGATGCTACGTCCCCCACAATCACAAAATCACGTTCATCACGTGAGCAGAGTACGTCGTCTAGAAGGCGCGTCGAAGCTGAAAAGGCAAGTGCACCACGCTCGCAATCGCGCAACTCGTCAGAACTCAGCTACTCACCGGCACGTCGTAATCCGGAACGTTATCGCGACATACTCGAAGCAGCCGATAACAAAAGGGTGAAAGAAAAAGCGGTATCACCAGAACGTGAGACAAAGAAACGCAATACCGACACTGAAACAGCGTCACATGACACACGTAAAATGCGCAAAATGCCCGAAGAGACCGCAAACAACGAGCGGGATGGCCGCGAGCATGGTGGGCGCATCAGAGAACATGCTAACAGTGACAGCGGTCGCGCACTTGATCGAGATCTGGAACGCGAACGCGAACGTGATGCTCAACGTAACGCCGATCGAAATGAGCGTCCGCGTAGCAAAGAAAAGCGCAGCAGGGAGCGCAAACGTGAGCGTGAAACTCGCGATTCTTCAAGCACGAAGCGTGGCAAACCCATATCAGGGCCCGTAGTACGCTTACAAGGTCAGAGTGAGGACGAAAACGAAACAGATGAGCGCCCGGAAAAGGTAGCCGCTGCGCTCGATGAATTCCAAGAAACCAAACGTGGACGTGAACTGAAAGACTTGGAAATGCTGGAACAGCTTAAAACGGACATAGCCGCCAAAGCAAAAGAGAAGTTGAAGACAATTGAGAAATTGGCCATTGGCGGAGGAAGCATGAGTAATGAAGTAagtgaaaacaataacaatgaacAACAACGCTACAAGCGCGGTGGCATGCGAAATTCGTTGAACGAGTTTCTAGCGGCCAACAATGTAGCGGCCGCCGTTGTTGCTGTATCAACGAACTCTAATAGAAATAACAACAGTAATAGTAATCATAcaaataatagcaacaataataacagtaGCAATATTAGTACTAACAGTAGCCATACCGTAACACAAGCAACCAAGGAAGCCGAAGGTAGTGGCAATAAGACGCCGCCATTGGCTGCGATTTATCCCCAACCATTGGAAGTCCAAATGGCAAATGATAATCAAGCTAAAACCGAAGTACCAAATAATGCAATATTAGAAAGTGATAAGGAAAAGGATACGGTAAAAGTGCAaacacaagaacaacaaaaggACAATACGCCGCAGACCGATTGCAAGGCCGTCACTGCAGCAAATGGTCAGGCGGCAAAGAGTCCAATATTAGCAAATCGAAATGAAAACACCACGCATATAGTAAATGTGCGAAGTATACCGACAACAATGGGTCGTCAGCAAATACCATTGCGTCGTGGAGCACGTCGTACAACGCCGCCACCATTGATCTTACATCCGCGGAAATCGCATCACAGGGTAAAAATCAATACACCCAGCGGTGGTGTCGCACTCATTAATGCGCCTCCCATGACTGGCGGTCCTCCCACTAATTACACGCATTAcggcggtggcggcggcggcgggcCCAACACACCAGCCAATGCCGCCGGTGCTGGCGGTGGTGTTTATGCGCGTCAAATGTCTGGCCGTGTTAATCATCATCACCACCACAACAATCCGCCATTAATCGCGCATGCGCCGCATACCTTCAATCCGTTGCTAAGTAAACATTATAACAGCGGTCTCAACAGCTTAAACAATAACACAATGCTAATTAGTCGACGTGAGCATCATCATCGCTGTGCGATGGGTTTAAATGCTAACGTTAATGCTCAACTCACTTCAATTAATTATACTAATAACAGCTTACTACTAACACCAAATAACAGTCATCATCACGCACACCACCATCATTCGCACCAACATCCGCACAGCGCCAATGCCACAACGGTACTAAGCGATCAACTGTTGATCGCCGCCTCGTTGGCCGCCGTGTCGGGCagtggtggcggtggtggtggcagCGGTGTTGGCGGCATCGGTGGTCATCACGCGCGTGGTCACCATCATGATATAGGCAGTGGCGCGAACCATCATCACGGCTATAATACGGCGGCAGTagccgctgctgctgcttctaGTTTAAGTTATCATCACCACCATCATCACCACCAACATTCGAATAAaccgaaaattataataaagccTTTTAAAATTAACGATCCACAGCCTCTGGTAGCGGCTCTAGCCGACAGTACGCTCGTCGATACAATTGTCTCGAAAGTGTCCACAGCCACAGTGGCCGCAGCTGAGAGTGCCGCACGCCGCAGTCGCAGTCGTTCAAGACGCAGTCGCAGCCGTAGCCGTAGCCGACCACGACGTGAAGCAGGTGGCGGTGGCGAACGGAGCGGCGGAGGAACCAGCCGTCGGCATTCCAATAGCCGATCACGTTCATC GCATTATTCGTCGTCGAGTAGTCGCAGCCATAGCCGTACACGTAGTCGTAGCCATCGCAGTTCACGTTCTCGCTCACATTCACACTCTTCGCATTCGAGCTGTTCGACGCGTAGTAGTTCACATAGCTCATCAAG ctCTGGCAGTTCCGGTTCCTCCCGTACGGGTTCACGTTCACCATCAATTCCCCGAAGGCGTGGATCTCCCAGTTTTCTCGATCGTCGCCGCATAACAAG CGCCCGCAAGCGTCCGATCCCGTATCATCGGAAAACACCATCGGATGCATCCAGCTACTGTTCGAGCTGCTACAGTCGCGACAGTTCACCACATTCACCTTCGCGTTCACCAACGCCGCACAGCCGTAGTCCGTCGGCGGCATTTTGa
- the LOC105224417 gene encoding serine/arginine repetitive matrix protein 2 isoform X9 → MLSSTIYAAPASEELTADVTFIMPKPSKKRRKRRKRCTTTAPTISSTTSTSTITRETDNTLSVATVSSSTSPCKSIATRRRATTKVRRYFQHDTREIVKTITENELNYAAVAKKFKPLTIATNNKNQAQKQKRIATKQPWHKQQLKTTKRQEQKPKMFSKYMGKSSPHFCSTTTTTAAKSTHSYCKCACAFATAAATAHAKYKQQKSNNCDNMSFDNKTNVMEQQQAAVVESAMIVEELLRKLLNAQHNNANAVSSQPPMLNLLQNTGITSATAPRMSLLDTLIGEQFQQTTSLCQQQLRHVVSVRETHQIAEAQQEKNAKLREAFNISEYFVEGSSFDSDRKAKEDLAKSLALQKELDAQRESAAASRDKEKEREDKRRYALVRTPSREKDIAGSGGSKGDSDNEAHEHASKSEKKKKKKRTRESSASPERKKDKKKKSKKHKKERQTNYEDFIISKSKKKKSRKRKASESDSGDSDHGSDNEKPSSDSEYEQKKQRKRAKKDKKKRDKKKKKERNSSVEKSRSRSPERNGRSERKRSEERSSKRGGDRSTTRHRSKSVTKRTRERHSAERNVRNERKRSEERSRKRSERKSPRNASKSSTRNPFRSRSRERAAAAATTTTRRTPQKTQRRNSSAESRSRDHSRERVRDNERRSRRERNDHSRERRKEVSVERNARDSKRDVSRSVSRDRRRQNTPRPKHLRTRTRSRSKSSHRNNRRRSTSSPAADKLRKRTITPTVPPPKSAAADSVSPTRSDSVTRKNPFNPFKVDVSSLAGPASASEAKPMANPFKNVTEAVKLTKMPSRTRSPSAASNGPNRTGEGRSRSNKDINRASRGRSPVKEERASSVRSTHSSREARVAKNEKPFNREHSSERKRTPELRRSPARRERELKRDKEHSRERRNSSSRNRRSRSHNIQLTKRRERSHSSDRSASRADHEADRRRRSSRERRRTPESLSVEQRSRRELKERERSRERRVSREKRAEQRRSEDRRGRSSKKITPPPQRRRTRSRSPKATSRNRDATSPTITKSRSSREQSTSSRRRVEAEKASAPRSQSRNSSELSYSPARRNPERYRDILEAADNKRVKEKAVSPERETKKRNTDTETASHDTRKMRKMPEETANNERDGREHGGRIREHANSDSGRALDRDLERERERDAQRNADRNERPRSKEKRSRERKRERETRDSSSTKRGKPISGPVVRLQGQSEDENETDERPEKVAAALDEFQETKRGRELKDLEMLEQLKTDIAAKAKEKLKTIEKLAIGGGSMSNEPLVAALADSTLVDTIVSKVSTATVAAAESAARRSRSRSRRSRSRSRSRPRREAGGGGERSGGGTSRRHSNSRSRSSHYSSSSSRSHSRTRSRSHRSSRSRSHSHSSHSSCSTRSSSHSSSSSGSSGSSRTGSRSPSIPRRRGSPSFLDRRRITSARKRPIPYHRKTPSDASSYCSSCYSRDSSPHSPSRSPTPHSRSPSAAF, encoded by the exons ATGCTTTCGTCAACCATATATGCGGCTCCAGCTTCCGAAGAGCTAACTGCAGATGTGACATTCATAATGCCGAAGCCATCGAAAAAGAGACGAAAGCGACGAAAACGTTGCACCACCACAGCACCAACAATTTCCTCCACAACGTCCACGTCTACCATAACAAGAGAAACCGATAATACACTCTCCGTAGCCACAGTTTCCAGCAGCACCAGCCCCTGCAAGAGCATAGCAACGCGTCGCCGTGCTACCACCAAAGTGCGACGGTACTTCCAACATGACACACGTGAAATTGTCAAAACGATAACAGAGAATGAACTCAACTATGCCGCCgtcgcaaaaaaatttaagccaCTTACAATTGCAacgaataataaaaatcaagcacaaaaacaaaagcgaatTGCCACAAAACAACCGTGGCATAAACAACAGCTGAAAACGACGAAACGTCAAGAGCAAAAGCCGAAAATGTTCTCAAAATATATGGGAAAATCTTCTCCACACTTttgttcaacaacaacaacaacagctgccaAATCAACGCACTCGTACTGCAAATGCGCATGTGCTTttgccaccgccgccgccactGCTCatgcaaaatataaacaacaaaaaagcaacaattgTGACAACATGTCATTTGATAACAAAACCAATGTAAtggaacaacaacaagctgcgGTAGTTGAATCAGCAATGATTGTCGAAGAGTTATTGCGAAAATTACTCAATGCACAGCACAATAATGCGAACGCGGTCAGCTCCCAGCCACCAATGTTGAATTTATTACAAAACACTGGCATAACTTCCGCCACTGCGCCACGCATGTCACTCCTAGATACGCTAATTGGCGAGCAATTTCAGCAAACGACAAGTCTGTGCCAGCAGCAACTTAGACATGTCGTTAG TGTCCGTGAGACGCATCAAATTGCTGAAGCGCAACAGGAGAAAAACGCCAAACTACGCGAAGCCTTTAACATTTCCGAGTATTTTGTGGAAGGCTCCAGTTTTGATTCGGATCGCAAAGCTAAGGAAGATTTGGCTAAAAGTCTGGCGCTGCAAAAGGAACTGGATGCGCAACGCGAAAGCGCTGCAGCAAGCCGCGACAAGGAAAAGGAGCGCGAGGATAAGCGTCGTTATGCGTTAGTGCGTACGCCATCGCGTGAAAAAGACATTGCCGGTAGTGGCGGCAGCAAAGGTGATAGCGATAATGAAGCACATGAGCATGCTTCCAAATcggagaagaagaaaaagaagaaacgcaCGCGCGAGAG TTCTGCCAGCCCCGAACGTAAAAAGGATAAGaagaaaaagtctaaaaaacataaaaaagaaag ACAAACCAATTATGAAGATTTTATAATAAG TAAgtcgaagaagaagaaatcgAGAAAGCGTAAAGCCAGCGAGTCCGACAGCGGCGATTCCGATCATGGCTCTGACAACGAGAAACCCAGCAGCGATTCGGAGTATGAGCAGAAGAAGCAACGCAAGCGCGCCAAGAAGGACAAG AAAAAACGcgataagaagaagaaaaaggaaCGCAACAGTTCGGTGGAGAAATCGCGCTCAAG ATCTCCTGAACGTAACGGCCGGAGTGAGCGTAAGCGTTCAGAAGAGAGATCATCGAAGAGAGGCGGCGATCGCAGTACAACACGGCATAGATCAAAATCTGTCACAAAAAGAACACGCGAACGCCATTCAGCGGAAAGAAATGTGAGGAATGAGCGAAAACGTTCCGAAGAGCGTTCTAGGAAGCGAAGCGAACGGAAATCTCCGCGTAATGCATCCAAATCGTCGACCAGAAATCCCTTCCGTAGTCGTTCACGTGAacgtgcagcagcagcagcaacaacaacaacacgacgTACGCCACAAAAAACGCAACGTCGCAATTCGTCAGCGGAAAGTCGCAGCAGAGATCATTCCAGAGAGCGAGTACGCGATAATGAGCGTCGTAGCCGACGTGAACGCAATGATCATTCGCGTGAGCGTCGTAAGGAAGTGTCTGTGGAACGCAATGCGCGTGATAGTAAACGTGATGTGTCACGTTCAGTATCACGTGATAGGCGTAGGCAGAATACCCCACGACCGAAACATCTACGGACACGCACTCGTTCGCGTTCCAAATCATCGCATCGCAATAATCGTAGGCGCTCTACTTCCTCTCCCGCGGCTGATAAATTGCGCAAGCGTACTATAACACCAACGGTGCCGCCACCAAAGAGTGCTGCCGCTGACTCTGTTTCACCTACACGTTCCGATTCCGTCACCCGTAAAAATCCCTTCAATCCATTCAAAGTAGATGTGTCGTCTTTAGCCGGGCCTGCGTCGGCGAGTGAGGCGAAACCAATGGCGAATCCATTTAAAAATGTCACTGAAGCCGTAAAATTAACGAAGATGCCGAGTCGCACTCGTTCCCCATCTGCGGCAAGCAACGGTCCCAACCGTACTGGTGAGGGACGTTCGCGTTCGAATAAAGATATAAATCGTGCCAGTCGTGGTCGTTCGCCCGTTAAGGAAGAACGAGCATCTTCGGTGCGTTCAACACATTCAAGTCGGGAAGCTCGTGTagctaaaaatgaaaaaccattTAACAGAGAACACTCTAGCGAACGCAAAAGAACACCTGAGCTACGACGTTCGCCAGCACGACGTGAACGTGAGTTGAAAAGAGATAAAGAACATTCACGTGAGCGTAGAAATTCTTCGTCACGAAATCGGCGCTCGCGGTCACACAATATTCAGCTAACTAAACGACGCGAACGATCGCATAGTAGCGATCGATCTGCATCGCGTGCTGACCACGAGGCCGACAGACGTAGAAGAAGCTCTCGAGAACGGCGTAGAACACCCGAATCGCTATCGGTGGAACAACGTTCCCGTCGTGAATtgaaagaaagagaaagatCACGGGAACGTCGTGTCTCACGTGAAAAACGAGCTGAACAACGAAGATCTGAAGATCGTCGTGGACGTTCATCCAAGAAAATAACACCACCACCACAACGTCGTCGTACAAGATCACGTTCCCCTAAAGCAACGTCAAGAAATCGAGATGCTACGTCCCCCACAATCACAAAATCACGTTCATCACGTGAGCAGAGTACGTCGTCTAGAAGGCGCGTCGAAGCTGAAAAGGCAAGTGCACCACGCTCGCAATCGCGCAACTCGTCAGAACTCAGCTACTCACCGGCACGTCGTAATCCGGAACGTTATCGCGACATACTCGAAGCAGCCGATAACAAAAGGGTGAAAGAAAAAGCGGTATCACCAGAACGTGAGACAAAGAAACGCAATACCGACACTGAAACAGCGTCACATGACACACGTAAAATGCGCAAAATGCCCGAAGAGACCGCAAACAACGAGCGGGATGGCCGCGAGCATGGTGGGCGCATCAGAGAACATGCTAACAGTGACAGCGGTCGCGCACTTGATCGAGATCTGGAACGCGAACGCGAACGTGATGCTCAACGTAACGCCGATCGAAATGAGCGTCCGCGTAGCAAAGAAAAGCGCAGCAGGGAGCGCAAACGTGAGCGTGAAACTCGCGATTCTTCAAGCACGAAGCGTGGCAAACCCATATCAGGGCCCGTAGTACGCTTACAAGGTCAGAGTGAGGACGAAAACGAAACAGATGAGCGCCCGGAAAAGGTAGCCGCTGCGCTCGATGAATTCCAAGAAACCAAACGTGGACGTGAACTGAAAGACTTGGAAATGCTGGAACAGCTTAAAACGGACATAGCCGCCAAAGCAAAAGAGAAGTTGAAGACAATTGAGAAATTGGCCATTGGCGGAGGAAGCATGAGTAATGAA CCTCTGGTAGCGGCTCTAGCCGACAGTACGCTCGTCGATACAATTGTCTCGAAAGTGTCCACAGCCACAGTGGCCGCAGCTGAGAGTGCCGCACGCCGCAGTCGCAGTCGTTCAAGACGCAGTCGCAGCCGTAGCCGTAGCCGACCACGACGTGAAGCAGGTGGCGGTGGCGAACGGAGCGGCGGAGGAACCAGCCGTCGGCATTCCAATAGCCGATCACGTTCATC GCATTATTCGTCGTCGAGTAGTCGCAGCCATAGCCGTACACGTAGTCGTAGCCATCGCAGTTCACGTTCTCGCTCACATTCACACTCTTCGCATTCGAGCTGTTCGACGCGTAGTAGTTCACATAGCTCATCAAG ctCTGGCAGTTCCGGTTCCTCCCGTACGGGTTCACGTTCACCATCAATTCCCCGAAGGCGTGGATCTCCCAGTTTTCTCGATCGTCGCCGCATAACAAG CGCCCGCAAGCGTCCGATCCCGTATCATCGGAAAACACCATCGGATGCATCCAGCTACTGTTCGAGCTGCTACAGTCGCGACAGTTCACCACATTCACCTTCGCGTTCACCAACGCCGCACAGCCGTAGTCCGTCGGCGGCATTTTGa